The genome window AAAAATTGTTTGCTTTAAAGATCCTGACGGTACTTTTATCGAGCTACTAGAAGGAGATTTTTAGCATAAATGAACTCCCACGATTTTCAGAAAGGATTAAGAATTGTTAAATTCTACCCTTCAAAATATGGGAGTTCACTAGAATTCCAACAATAATACTTTTCAACCGTAAACATAAAGAGCTATTTTCTAAAAATGTCTAAAGGAAAAATTGGTGTAATTATAGAAGAACATTTCGACGCAACTGAATATAAGCGTTTTAATGAATTCTTCCCCGAGCATGGTTATGAAGTAGAATATATTTCTCATTTATGGGGTAATGAGTCTCTCAAATTTGGCTCTAACCCTGAAAATGATGTTATCGAATTTCACGCCACTGTCACCACAGAAATTAATGATGTTAAGCCTTCGGACTATAAAGGTGTTATTTGCATCGGAGCTTATGCCATGGATCGATTACGCTATCAAGTAAGCGTAAAAAAGGGTCAAAAAAATATAGCTCCAGCGGTAGAATTTTTAAGAAAAGCTGTAAATGAAAATCAGGTTAAATTAGGAACAATTTGCCATAGCCTTTGGTTATTTTGTGCAGATCCTGATTTACTAAAAGGTAAAAAAGTCACCTGCGCCCATAATATTATTTGTGATGTGGAAAATGCAGGGGGTGATGTGGTCTATGAAGGAGATGTTACTGCTGATTTAGTTATTGATGGCAACTTAATTACAGGAAAACATCCAGGAGTTGTTGATCAATTTTTAGACGCTTTTTTAGCAGAAATGGACAAGCAATAAATTTGCAAAAAAATATCCCATGAACTTAATTTTGAGATAGCCTTACTTTAAGTTAAACATAGAATTATCAACCTGAAACTAAAACGAAAAAATGACCCTTTCCATTAATTTTCCCTTCTCTGATTTAATCGCTGGCTATGTTACTAGCCATGATTCCTCCAATGACTCTTTCACCCTCAAAACCTCCGATGAAAGAGAATTTAAAGTGAAAATCAGTGCCATGGCTTATGCAAAATTAATTCAAAATTTTGATGAGGCCTATCCTGATGCCACTGGTAATATGCGTTCAATGTTAGAAGTTGGGCGCTTTTTGTTTGTTTACGGTGTTTTTTATCCTGATAGTGAGTATTTTGATGCTAAACAAATCGTTTTTGCTGGACGCAAGAAAAATGATTTTGTCTTTGAGAAACAAAATTGGTGGGTAAACCAAATCAATGCTTTGGGTAAGTTTTATCTTAAGGCTCAATTTGGGGAAGGAGAATTTAATTATCGTAATTATAGAACTTCTCTTTCCATTAGTGGGATTCAGTCAGAAACCAGTTTCCGTCAAGAAACTGATACTATCTCCCGCTTGGTATATGGTTTTGCTACCGCTTTTATGATGACAGGGAATGATAGCTTCCTCAAAGCAGCCGAAAGGGGTACTGAATATTTGCGGGAACATATGAAATTTGAGGATCTCGATGAAGGGATTGTTTATTGGTATCATGGTATTGATGTTAATGGCGATCGCGAAGAGAAAATTTTCGCCTCAGAATTTGGTGATGATTACGACGCAATCCCTGCCTATGAGCAAATCTATGCCCTAGCAGGACCCATCCAAACCTACCGTTGTACGGGCGATCCCCGCATCATGGATGACACGGAAAAAACTATCAAACTGTTTAACGAATTTTTCCTTGATAAAGGGGAACATGGCAGTTACTTTTCCCACCTAGACCCCATCATGTTAGATCCCCTCAGTGACACCCTAGGACGCAATAAGGGACGGAAAAACTGGAACTCCGTGGGGGATCACGCTCCTGCCTATCTTATCAATCTCTGGCTCGCAACGGGTAAACAAGAGTATGCAGATATGCTCGAAGACACCTTCGATACCATCACAAAATACTTCCCTGATTTTGAAAATAGCCCCTTTGTACAGGAGAAATTTTATCAAGATTGGACTCCCGACAAAACTTGGGGATGGCAACAGGATAGAGGAGTTGTAGGGCATAACTACAAAATTGCATGGAACTTGATGCGGATGCAAAGTCTCAAGTCAAAAGATGAATATGTAGAACTTGCTAAGAAAATTGCCGACTTGATGAATGAGCATGGGAGCGATCGCCAGCGGGGTGGATGCTATGATGTAGTAGAAAGAATAGTAACCAAAGGAGAAAAATACCATCGTTACGTATGGCATGATCGCAAACCTTGGTGGCAACAAGAACAAATGATCCTCGCCTACTTCATCCTTGCAGGGGTACTAGATGATCAAGACTATCACCGCCTTGCTCGTGAATCCTCCGCCTTTTATAATGCGTGGTTCCTAGATTTAGAAGACGGTGGGGTATATTTCAACGTTCTTGCCAACGGTATCCCCTTCCTCGCAGGGGGTAACGAAAGAGGCAAAGGAAGTCACTCCATGAGTGGTTATCACTCCTTTGAATTGTGCTACCTCGCCGCCGTTTATACCAATCTTTTGGTAGTTAAACAACCTATGGACTTCTACTTTAAACCTATCCCTGGCGGATTTGAAGATGATATTCTCAGAGTATCCCCCGACATTCTTCCCCCTGGTAGTATCAAAATTGCCAAAGTAGAAATTGATGGTGAACCCTATAACAACTTTGATGCCGATGCCTTGACGGTAAAATTACCCAAAACTGATAGCCGAGTCAAAGTAAAAGTAACCATAGCCCCCGCATAAATGATTTTGATGACAGGTATTTTGCCTGTCATTTTTTCTTATTATCAAAAATCTTTCTTGTCCAACAAACTATTAGACCCAGCATAATGGAAATAAATATTACCCAAAAAGATAATCTACAAATAGCCACTATAAAGGGAGATATTGATTCCTCCGTCGCCTCCGAAGTCACAGAAACCATAGTTCCTTTGGTTACCGAAAATGCCAAAATCATCCTTGACATGACAGAGGTGGAGTATATGTCCAGTGCAGGATTGAGGATTTTACTTTCTACCCACCGACAGGCTACCGCCAAAGAAGCAAAATTAATTTTGGTAGGACTATCAGAAGACATCAAAGACACTATGTCTGTCACGGGATTCCTCGACTTTTTCACTGTCAGTGATTCCATTGATGATGCCAAAAAACAACTAGAAGGTTGATGATTTACTCAAAATTATCCCCATAGCAAAAATTAATAACAAAAACAAAAATGCAAAGAATTGATGTCCACCCAACCCATACTCATGGGCAATTTAAACTAAGAAGAGGAAATCCCGCCCCTTTTGGAGCAACCTTTGTACCGGGGGGAGTAAATTTTTCTATTTTCTCTAGTCATGCCACCTCCTGCACTTTGGTTTTATTTGAAAAACACGCCCCAAAGCCCTTTGGAGAGATACCCTTTCCCGATGAGTTTAGAATAGGCAATGTTTACTCGATGATTGTCTTTGATCTCGACTATGAAGACATTGAGTATGGCTACCGTATGGATGGACCCAATAGTTTCCAAGAAGGTCAATGGTTTGATGAAAGTAAAGTATTACTAGATCCCTATGCCAAAATTATTGGCGGACGGGATGTGTGGGGTACTCCCCCTGACTGGGATGATATGTACCATCACCGAGCGCGCATAGCCTTTGATGATTTTGATTGGGAAGACGATCGCCCCTTAGAAATTGCCCCAGAGGATCAAATTATCTATGAAATGCACGTCCGTAGCTTTACCAAACATGAATCTTCAGGGTTGAAAGAAAGCCATAGAGGCACTTTTGCTGGAATTCGGGATAAAATTCCCTACCTCAAAGAATTGGGAGTAAATGCCATCGAACTGATGCCTGTCTATGAATTTGATGAATTTGAAAATAGTCGTCCTAGCCCCACCACAGGGGAAACCCTCTATAACTACTGGGGTTATAGTACCGTAGGCTTTTTTGCTCCCAAGGCAGGATATGCGGCTACGGGTAAATTTGGCATGCAGGTGGACGAACTCAAAGCCTTAGTCAAAGAATTCCATAAAAATGACATGGAAGTAATCCTTGACGTGGTCTTTAACCACACTGCTGAAGGCAACGAAAGGGGCCCGACTATCTCCTTCCGAGGCATTGATAACAAAACCTATTATATGCTCACCCCTGAAGGCTACTATTATAATTTTAGCGGTTGCGGTAATACCCTTAACTGTAATAACCCCATCGTCCGTGGTATCGTCCTCGACTGTCTCCGTTATTGGGCTTCAGAGTATCATATTGACGGGTTTAGATTTGACCTTGCCTCTATTTTAGGTAGAGATCCTTGGGGCGCCCCTTTGGCAAATCCTCCCCTCCTTGAAACCCTTGCCTTTGACCCCATTCTGGCAAAATGCAAATTGATTGCCGAGGCTTGGGACGCAGGAGGTTTATATCAAGTGGGCTCATTCCCTGCCTATGGAAGATGGGGAGAGTGGAACGGTAAATATCGAGATACCATTCGTAAGTTTATCAAAGGTGATACTACTGTAGGGGAAATGGCTCAACGGTTACAGGGTTCTCCAGACCTCTATGCGGGGGCTGGTAGGGCACCTGCTACTTCTATCAACTTTATCACTGCCCATGATGGTTTTACCCTTATGGACATGGTTTCCTATAACGGGAAGCACAACGAAGCTAACGGGGAAAATAATAATGATGGTAGTAATGATAATGATAGTTGGAACTGTGGTTGGGAAGGGGAAACTGACAACGAATATATTAACGCCCTTCGTCATCGCCAAATCAAAAATGCGATCGCCCTGTTGATGGTATCCCAAGGAGTACCCATGATATTGATGGGAGATGAAATGGGACGCACCAAATACGGTAACAATAATACCTATTGTCACGACAACGAGTTAAACTGGGTTAATTGGGATTTACTAAAGAAAAATGACGATATTTTTCAGTTTGCCAAAAACTGTATCAATTTCCGTAAAGCCCATCCCGTCTTGAGAAATACTTGGCATTTCCAAAACCGTGACTATATGGGTAGTGGCTATGCCGATATTTCTTGGCATGGTACCCAAGCATGGAACGCCGATTGGTCGGAGGATGCCAAAGCCCTCGCCTTTATGTTGTGTGGTAAACACGCTAAAGGTGGCACCGTAGAGGATAATTACATCTATGTTGCCATGAACGTTTATTGGGATGCCCTCTGGTTCGAGATTCCCCAACTTCCTCCAGGACTTCAATGGCACGTATTTGCTAATACGGCGATGCCTTCCCCCGAAGATAGTTGGACTCCCGGTTCTGAACCTGTATTACAGGATCAATACGGTATGCTTGTGGGCGATCGTTCCACGGTGATTCTGGTGGGCAAATAATTGACAAACCACCCTCTGTGACCCAAAATTAACCAAATTTTAATAATAACTACAGGAGTTTTAACCCATGGCTTTAGATTTGACTTTAACTATTGATAATGATGTAGCAAAAATTACCCTCGTGGGAGAATTAGATGGTAGCAATGCTAGTGATTTTAAAACCAAAATTGAAGAAGCTGCCGCCTCCGAACCAAAAAAATTAGTGCTTGTGATGAATGATTTAGAATTCATGGCCAGTGCTGGTTTACGAGTCTTAGTTTTTTCTAAGCAAAAAATGGGAGCTGGAGTTGATGTTTATGTAGTTGGTGCCGATGAAATGATCACCGAAACCATCGAAAAAACTGGTTTACATCACAGTTTAATTATTCAGGAAACCTTTGCATAATTAATTTATACGAAATCCGTACATTAAAGTAAAAGTTCAATTTATTGAACCATCAGCCCTTATTCATTAGACACTGGAAGATGATCAACTTTATCAACCGGATTTGCTATTATTATCCATGGGGAAAGAAAGATTTTTAATCCTACTTTCTCTATGGTTTTAACAGTTACTGACAATAGTTAATGTGGGTTGGACAGAACAACTCTTAATATAAATGGGTTTTCGGCTTTAGGTTCTTGTTTATCCCTATTTAATGAGATTTGTAAAGTAACGGAGTTTGCAGTAAAAAAACCATCTCTACTTCTATAAAAGTCATGATCGAAACATTAACCGTTCCCGCTCACTTAGATTCCCTCAAACCCATTGCAGAATATGTCATGAAAGTTGCAAAAATGGCAGGGTTAGACAAAAAATCTATGTATAAGTTAC of Cyanobacterium sp. HL-69 contains these proteins:
- a CDS encoding ThiJ/PfpI family protein, which encodes MSKGKIGVIIEEHFDATEYKRFNEFFPEHGYEVEYISHLWGNESLKFGSNPENDVIEFHATVTTEINDVKPSDYKGVICIGAYAMDRLRYQVSVKKGQKNIAPAVEFLRKAVNENQVKLGTICHSLWLFCADPDLLKGKKVTCAHNIICDVENAGGDVVYEGDVTADLVIDGNLITGKHPGVVDQFLDAFLAEMDKQ
- the rsbV gene encoding anti-sigma B factor antagonist yields the protein MEINITQKDNLQIATIKGDIDSSVASEVTETIVPLVTENAKIILDMTEVEYMSSAGLRILLSTHRQATAKEAKLILVGLSEDIKDTMSVTGFLDFFTVSDSIDDAKKQLEG
- the treX gene encoding glycogen debranching enzyme TreX; amino-acid sequence: MQRIDVHPTHTHGQFKLRRGNPAPFGATFVPGGVNFSIFSSHATSCTLVLFEKHAPKPFGEIPFPDEFRIGNVYSMIVFDLDYEDIEYGYRMDGPNSFQEGQWFDESKVLLDPYAKIIGGRDVWGTPPDWDDMYHHRARIAFDDFDWEDDRPLEIAPEDQIIYEMHVRSFTKHESSGLKESHRGTFAGIRDKIPYLKELGVNAIELMPVYEFDEFENSRPSPTTGETLYNYWGYSTVGFFAPKAGYAATGKFGMQVDELKALVKEFHKNDMEVILDVVFNHTAEGNERGPTISFRGIDNKTYYMLTPEGYYYNFSGCGNTLNCNNPIVRGIVLDCLRYWASEYHIDGFRFDLASILGRDPWGAPLANPPLLETLAFDPILAKCKLIAEAWDAGGLYQVGSFPAYGRWGEWNGKYRDTIRKFIKGDTTVGEMAQRLQGSPDLYAGAGRAPATSINFITAHDGFTLMDMVSYNGKHNEANGENNNDGSNDNDSWNCGWEGETDNEYINALRHRQIKNAIALLMVSQGVPMILMGDEMGRTKYGNNNTYCHDNELNWVNWDLLKKNDDIFQFAKNCINFRKAHPVLRNTWHFQNRDYMGSGYADISWHGTQAWNADWSEDAKALAFMLCGKHAKGGTVEDNYIYVAMNVYWDALWFEIPQLPPGLQWHVFANTAMPSPEDSWTPGSEPVLQDQYGMLVGDRSTVILVGK